Below is a window of Stappia sp. DNA.
ATGGACGATCCCTCCACCATCGGCCCGTCGATGGCCATCGCGCTGCTGACGACGCTCTATGGCGCGCTGATTTCCAACGTGGTCTGCCTGCCGCTGGTCGACAAGCTCGATTCCAAGTTCGACGTCGAGGAGGTCAATCAGACCCTCGTCATCGACGGTGTGATGCAGATCCGCGAGAACAAGAGCCCGGCCCTGATCCGCGACATGCTGGTCGCCTACCTGCCCGAAAAGCAGCGCGCGGAGCTCGCCGAAGCGGCCTGACGGGGCACGCGGCGGACAGGCACGCGCCGGACGAAGAGGGCGAAAGGACACCAACGTCATGGCCAAGAAGAAGCAAGCTGGCGGCGGCGCCCCGGAGTGGCTGGTCACCTTCGCGGACCTGATGTCGCTGCTCGTCTGCTTCTTCGTGCTGATCATCTCCTTCTCGATCCAGGACAAGCAGAAGCTTCAGGTCGTGGCCGGCTCGATGCGCGAGGCCTTCGGCGTGAAGGAACAGTCGCGCCGCACCGGGGTGATCGAGATCGAGGGCATCCCGATCCGCGACTACATGAAGGACATCACCCAGGTGCCGGAGGAACTGGATTCCGACTTCTCCGAGGAACGGCACGAAAAGCGGCGCAAGCAGGGCCCGGAGGCCAACACGCACGACACGCGCGAGGCCGACATCGAAAAGCCGCGCCAGTTCGCCACCGCCGCCGCGTCGCTGCGCCAAGCCTGGCAGGAGATGCCGGACATCACCGAAGTGTCCAACAACATCATTCTGGAAGAGACCGACGAGGGTCTGAACATCACGCTCGTCGACCAGGACGGACGCTCGATGTTCCCGGAAGGGTCGAAGTACCCGTATGAGATCACCCGGCGGCTGCTGGCCAAGATGGCCCCGGTGATCGCGCGCATGCCGAACCGCATCGAGATCACCGGCCATACCACATCCGGCGGCGCGGCGATCAACCCGAGCTACACCGCCTGGGAACTGTCCGCCGACCGGGCCAATGCCGCGCGCCAGATCCTGTCGGAATACGGGATCCCGCCGGAGCGGTTCTACGGCGTCGTCGGCAAGGCGGATACCGAGCCGCTGTTTCCCAACGACCCCTATCTGGCGGCCAACCGCCGCATCGGCATCCTCCTGATGAACGAGGCGCCGCCGCTGCCGGCCGGCCATAATCCCTGAACCAGTGCCCGGAGGCGTCCGCCTGACACGGCGCCAACGCGTGCGACCGGGCGGGCCCGCCGGGGACCGGCGTCATGCGATCACCCCCCGGCGGGGGCTTTCGGATCCGGCGCGACGACGAGCACCGGCCCGTCCAGTCCGTCGACCCGCACCCGCGTTCCGGCCGGACAATCCGGACCGGTCACCCGCCAGATGGTGTCGTCGATGCGAAGGCGTCCGTCGCCCTGCGCGATCGGCTCGTCCAGAACGAACACCCGCCCGACGAGACGGCTGCCGCGCCGGTTGAGGGACGGATCGCCCTCGCTGTCGGCGCGCTGACGCATCAGCATGCGCCCGACCAGCAGGCTGGCGAGCGACAGCACCCCGAACAGCACGATTTCCGCCTGCCAGGCGATGTCCACGAAGAGCGCGAGCGTGCCGACGACCAGCGCGGAGACGCCGAACCACAGGAAGAAGGTTCCCGGCGCCATCACCTCCAGCCCGAGCAGCAGAAGACCGACGATCCACCAGGTCCAGGGCCCGAGCTCGAGGATGATGCGTTCCACGATGCTCATCATGCGCCGTCTCCGCCCTCCCGCGCGCCGGTCTCCGGCACGGTCGGCTTGCGACGGCGCTGCGGGGTTTCGCCGCCGAAGGCTTCCCTGGCGATCTCCGCGATGCCGGAAAGCGACCCCAGCACGGCGGTCGTCTCGGTCGGCAGGATCAGGAGCTTCTGGTTCGGCGATCCGGCAAACTGGCCCAGCGCCTCGACATATTTGTTGGCGACGAAATAGTTGATCGCCTGCACGTCACCGGCGTCGATCGCCTCGCTCACCATGCGGGTGGCATTGGCCTCGGCCTCGGCGGCGCGTTCGCGCGCCTCGGCATCGCGGAAGGCGGCCTCGCGGCGCCCCTCCGCCTCCAGGATCAGCGACTGCTTCTCGCCTTCCGCCTGCAGGATATCCGCCTGACGCTTGCCCTCGGCCTCCAGGATGGCGGCGCGCTTGTCGCGCTCCGCTTTCATCTGCCGGCCCATCGCCTCGACGAGGTCGCGCGGCGGGTTGATGTCCTTGATCTCGATGCGCGTCATCTTGATGCCCCAGGGCGCGGCGGCGGCATCCACGACCCTGAGCAGGCGCGCGTTGATCTCGTCGCGGTTGGACAGGAGTTCGTCGAGATCCATCGAGCCCATGACCGAACGGATGTTGGTCATCGTCAGGTTGAGGATCGCGTTCTCCAGACCCGCGACCTCATAGGCGGCGCGCGCGGCGTCCAGTACCTGATAGAAGGTCACGCCGTCGGCCATCACCGTGGCGTTGTCGCGGGTGATCACCTCCTGCGAGGGAACGTCGAGCACCTGCTCCATCATGTTGATGCGGTGACCGATGCGGTCGACGAAGGGGACGATGAAATTGAGGCCGGGCGACAGCGTCTTGCGATAGCGGCCGAAGCGCTCGACCGTGAAGGCGAAGCCCTGCGGGACAGTCTTGACCCCGGAGAAGACGACCAGAACGGCCAGGACGAACAGGACGACGACGAGGATGTCGAAGCCGACAACTCCCTCCAGCATGAGCGCTCTCCCTGTGCGCGGCCGCCCGAAAGGCTCCGCGGTCGCGCCGGACCGGCACGCCGCCCCGCGCGGCGCCGCTCACCCGGCGATGCGCCAAGAGATGTACGCGCTTGCGCGCCCGGCGCAAGGCTGGAGTTTCAATGTCCGTCCGAAAAGACCGCAAACATCGTCCGC
It encodes the following:
- a CDS encoding flagellar motor protein MotB, with protein sequence MAKKKQAGGGAPEWLVTFADLMSLLVCFFVLIISFSIQDKQKLQVVAGSMREAFGVKEQSRRTGVIEIEGIPIRDYMKDITQVPEELDSDFSEERHEKRRKQGPEANTHDTREADIEKPRQFATAAASLRQAWQEMPDITEVSNNIILEETDEGLNITLVDQDGRSMFPEGSKYPYEITRRLLAKMAPVIARMPNRIEITGHTTSGGAAINPSYTAWELSADRANAARQILSEYGIPPERFYGVVGKADTEPLFPNDPYLAANRRIGILLMNEAPPLPAGHNP
- a CDS encoding NfeD family protein, with amino-acid sequence MVERIILELGPWTWWIVGLLLLGLEVMAPGTFFLWFGVSALVVGTLALFVDIAWQAEIVLFGVLSLASLLVGRMLMRQRADSEGDPSLNRRGSRLVGRVFVLDEPIAQGDGRLRIDDTIWRVTGPDCPAGTRVRVDGLDGPVLVVAPDPKAPAGG
- a CDS encoding SPFH domain-containing protein, whose protein sequence is MLEGVVGFDILVVVLFVLAVLVVFSGVKTVPQGFAFTVERFGRYRKTLSPGLNFIVPFVDRIGHRINMMEQVLDVPSQEVITRDNATVMADGVTFYQVLDAARAAYEVAGLENAILNLTMTNIRSVMGSMDLDELLSNRDEINARLLRVVDAAAAPWGIKMTRIEIKDINPPRDLVEAMGRQMKAERDKRAAILEAEGKRQADILQAEGEKQSLILEAEGRREAAFRDAEARERAAEAEANATRMVSEAIDAGDVQAINYFVANKYVEALGQFAGSPNQKLLILPTETTAVLGSLSGIAEIAREAFGGETPQRRRKPTVPETGAREGGDGA